One segment of Desulfosudis oleivorans Hxd3 DNA contains the following:
- a CDS encoding amidohydrolase family protein: MIIDAHTHIFPDAVRSDRNPFFDSEGAFKLLYESDKSQLAGAGDLVDCLDREGLDMAVTFGFPWQNPDLIRAHNDYIIESQQRYPTRLAGLCCVDIYTPAAPLEVERCLDAGLYGVGELACYLSGIDDEALKHLAPIMELCRSRNKPVLIHTNEPVGHVYPGKTPISALQMYNLAKTFPENRIVLAHWGGGIFFFNLLKREAKGVLKNLWFDTAASPYLYDPAVYAIACQLAGNNRVMFGSDFPLLPPSRYFKEIDAAGLDSVAKAALLGGTAAALFGLS, from the coding sequence ATGATCATCGACGCCCACACCCATATTTTTCCCGACGCGGTGCGAAGCGACCGCAATCCCTTTTTTGACAGCGAAGGGGCCTTCAAGCTGTTGTATGAATCAGACAAGTCCCAGCTGGCCGGTGCCGGCGACCTGGTGGACTGCCTGGACCGGGAGGGCCTGGATATGGCGGTCACCTTCGGGTTCCCCTGGCAAAACCCCGACCTGATCCGCGCTCACAACGACTACATTATTGAGTCCCAGCAGCGGTATCCAACCCGGCTGGCCGGGCTCTGCTGCGTGGATATTTACACCCCGGCCGCGCCCCTGGAAGTGGAACGGTGCCTGGATGCCGGGCTTTACGGCGTGGGCGAGCTGGCCTGCTACCTGTCCGGCATCGACGATGAGGCCTTAAAGCATCTGGCCCCCATCATGGAGCTCTGCCGCAGCAGAAACAAACCGGTGCTGATTCACACCAACGAGCCGGTGGGCCACGTGTATCCGGGCAAAACACCGATATCGGCCCTTCAGATGTACAACCTGGCCAAAACCTTTCCCGAAAACCGCATTGTGCTGGCCCACTGGGGCGGGGGCATCTTCTTTTTCAACCTGCTCAAGCGCGAGGCCAAAGGTGTGCTGAAAAACCTCTGGTTTGATACCGCCGCCTCTCCCTACCTTTACGATCCGGCGGTCTACGCCATTGCCTGCCAGCTGGCCGGTAACAACAGGGTGATGTTCGGCTCCGACTTTCCCCTGCTGCCGCCCTCCCGCTATTTTAAAGAGATTGATGCCGCCGGCCTGGACAGCGTTGCCAAAGCCGCCCTGCTGGGAGGCACCGCAGCAGCTCTGTTCGGCCTTTCATAA
- a CDS encoding alpha/beta hydrolase codes for MKIPIRFQSTRRSGQPFYRHHFILFLLAAVIMTLAPPAGHAANIPLNPGGIYSARADDGSKIYLYRYAPYTTGKPQFRTGGTPVLIFTGICMNMNQYLSCTPPGMEDVYDDVYVPPVSSAPAWALNADKTDYDPYIKADRMRYYSLAHFLWLQGFDAWFANYRGAGHDPVASDGTNPNGITTLDTWATQDVPAAIARVKAITGKRMFIGGHSTGGLVSYEYLQGAYMDYGRWSWWKEAYYKTCYAFGYMPHVKSSATLAATRNADVKGFIGLDPAGVPWLPADVLDRPLFWGLVGSRLYLPLDAMSEYLIQLLPDKTLLVGVMDTFLGLINDFAGSDGALGELLAYLNFWKVDDMDPCMEDWMLRYSIGGATIRGFGQYMDMGLHYTLREHYKNGAENYLTTFEGPTPDPVRDGYYYYDANVSRMTVPLIVFSSSTGALVAPEETDLFIISKKTPTAYDKWYVVNGTAHVDVAMGNRLPTAVFPNLSNWLKAVDALPANPPNTDTPASRNDI; via the coding sequence ATGAAAATACCCATTCGTTTCCAAAGCACCCGCCGATCAGGCCAGCCGTTTTACAGACATCATTTTATTCTGTTTCTGCTTGCTGCCGTGATAATGACGCTGGCGCCGCCGGCGGGCCATGCCGCCAACATTCCGTTAAACCCCGGCGGCATTTACTCTGCCAGGGCCGATGACGGCAGTAAAATTTATCTGTATCGCTACGCGCCATACACAACAGGCAAGCCGCAGTTTCGCACCGGTGGAACGCCGGTGCTTATCTTTACCGGCATCTGCATGAACATGAACCAGTATCTTTCCTGCACGCCTCCCGGTATGGAGGATGTCTACGACGACGTCTATGTGCCGCCGGTTTCCAGCGCGCCGGCATGGGCCTTGAACGCGGATAAAACAGACTACGACCCGTATATCAAGGCCGACAGAATGCGCTACTACAGTTTGGCGCACTTTCTCTGGCTCCAGGGATTTGACGCGTGGTTCGCCAATTACAGGGGGGCGGGCCATGACCCGGTTGCCAGTGATGGAACCAACCCCAACGGCATTACAACGCTTGACACATGGGCTACCCAGGACGTGCCGGCGGCCATCGCCAGGGTAAAGGCCATCACCGGAAAAAGAATGTTCATTGGCGGCCACAGCACCGGGGGTCTGGTGTCCTATGAATACCTGCAGGGCGCCTACATGGACTACGGCAGATGGTCCTGGTGGAAAGAGGCCTATTACAAAACCTGTTATGCGTTCGGATACATGCCCCATGTCAAATCCAGCGCAACCCTTGCCGCAACCAGAAACGCCGACGTCAAAGGATTTATCGGGCTTGACCCGGCCGGTGTGCCCTGGCTGCCCGCGGATGTTCTGGACCGGCCCCTGTTCTGGGGCCTGGTGGGCTCACGGTTGTACCTGCCGCTGGATGCCATGTCAGAGTATTTAATTCAACTGCTTCCGGATAAGACCCTGCTTGTCGGCGTGATGGACACCTTCCTGGGCCTGATCAACGACTTTGCGGGCAGCGACGGTGCGCTGGGAGAATTGCTTGCTTACCTGAATTTCTGGAAGGTTGATGACATGGACCCCTGCATGGAGGACTGGATGCTGCGGTACAGCATCGGCGGCGCCACCATTCGCGGATTCGGCCAGTACATGGACATGGGCCTGCACTATACCCTTCGAGAGCATTATAAAAATGGAGCGGAAAATTATCTGACCACATTTGAGGGTCCCACACCCGATCCCGTCAGGGACGGATACTACTACTACGACGCAAACGTCTCGCGCATGACCGTGCCGCTGATTGTTTTCTCCTCGTCCACGGGTGCCCTGGTGGCCCCGGAAGAGACGGACCTGTTTATCATTTCAAAAAAGACCCCCACCGCCTACGATAAATGGTATGTGGTCAACGGCACCGCCCATGTGGACGTGGCCATGGGAAACCGTCTGCCCACCGCGGTGTTTCCGAATCTGAGCAACTGGTTAAAAGCGGTGGACGCCCTGCCGGCCAACCCGCCGAACACCGACACGCCGGCTTCGCGCAACGACATTTAG
- a CDS encoding methyltransferase family protein, with the protein MMIAWINFFSLIFVSLIFMVLYVRSVSPAAQEKIIGPGAYRRCYHLRVAASVAELLVVACFAIYCFFPLPTPLPDRFPWPWWFSVVVAGIIGVPALALMLIGLRDAGEEALRPKKEQALFKGIYRRLRHPQAAGEVWLFPVIAILLHSPFLALFSLVFFPIFLVLCYAEEQDLLLRHGETYAEYCRNTGAFWPRRHR; encoded by the coding sequence ATGATGATCGCCTGGATCAACTTTTTTTCTCTGATTTTTGTCTCTCTGATCTTCATGGTCCTCTACGTGCGCAGTGTCAGTCCGGCCGCGCAGGAAAAGATCATCGGTCCCGGGGCATACCGCCGGTGCTACCATCTCCGGGTCGCTGCCTCTGTGGCCGAACTGCTCGTAGTGGCCTGCTTCGCCATCTACTGCTTCTTCCCTCTGCCCACGCCGCTGCCGGACAGGTTCCCGTGGCCATGGTGGTTTTCAGTTGTGGTGGCCGGCATCATCGGGGTCCCGGCCCTGGCCCTGATGCTGATCGGCCTGCGCGATGCCGGAGAAGAGGCCCTGCGTCCCAAAAAGGAACAGGCCCTGTTCAAAGGCATATACCGCAGGCTTCGACACCCGCAGGCAGCAGGAGAGGTCTGGCTCTTCCCGGTCATCGCCATTCTGCTGCACTCGCCGTTTCTTGCGCTGTTCTCCCTGGTCTTCTTTCCAATCTTTCTTGTCCTCTGCTATGCGGAAGAACAGGATTTGCTGCTGCGCCACGGGGAGACGTATGCCGAATACTGCCGGAACACCGGGGCGTTCTGGCCCCGGCGGCACCGGTGA
- a CDS encoding transglutaminase-like domain-containing protein — MPKKTMKPYWMAGLLMAGLFAVLLGMRFGLFSGLMNPSLPGAAHLADQVLPEQDTWMSILQNDKKIGYSHSRLFKTADGYAVAETVFLNITAMGMRHAVKLNTSAVLHPDLTVDTFSFKMDSGRLSFSAQGRVADGRAVVNTTADGKTQSFEIPLQEAPYLPSGVLHAVTNSSMAPGESMTFSMFDPSIMATTPVTVTVVGKETITVLGVDRITTKIHMRMKQAEQFAWLSEDGEVVKESGLMGLTLVKAEKYDAIAGLSEDAADLVELVAVDAGVRFDNPSALKWLAVEISGIDINPDRLSSVRQSFDEQVLTITKESLYGRGDRVPAGRLAPFLLADPFVQSDDPAIRELAARITKDHSEPVKKAQALIDWVYTEIEKRPVVSLPNALSTLRTRQGDCNEHAVLLAALARAAGIPAGIETGLVYLDGKFFYHAWNSLYVGKWITADATFGQFPADVTHIRLAGGTGEGLLDLMGIIGKIQLKVVAFEPAGSQQ; from the coding sequence ATGCCGAAAAAAACCATGAAACCCTACTGGATGGCCGGCCTTCTGATGGCCGGCCTGTTTGCCGTGCTGCTGGGCATGCGCTTCGGCCTTTTTTCCGGCCTGATGAACCCCTCCCTGCCCGGCGCCGCCCACCTGGCCGACCAGGTGCTGCCGGAGCAGGACACGTGGATGAGTATCCTGCAGAACGACAAAAAAATCGGCTATTCCCACTCCCGGTTGTTTAAAACAGCAGACGGCTACGCGGTTGCTGAAACCGTTTTTTTAAACATCACGGCCATGGGCATGCGCCACGCTGTCAAACTGAACACCTCCGCCGTGCTTCACCCGGACCTGACCGTGGACACGTTTTCTTTTAAGATGGATTCGGGCCGGCTCTCCTTTTCCGCCCAGGGACGGGTGGCGGATGGGCGGGCTGTTGTCAACACCACGGCCGACGGCAAGACCCAGTCCTTTGAAATCCCCCTGCAGGAGGCCCCCTACCTGCCGTCTGGTGTTCTTCACGCCGTCACCAACTCCAGCATGGCACCGGGCGAATCCATGACCTTTTCCATGTTCGACCCATCCATCATGGCCACCACACCGGTCACGGTCACGGTTGTGGGAAAAGAGACCATCACGGTGTTGGGTGTTGACCGGATTACCACAAAAATTCACATGCGAATGAAGCAGGCCGAACAATTTGCCTGGCTCAGCGAGGACGGTGAGGTGGTAAAAGAGTCCGGCCTCATGGGGCTGACCCTTGTAAAGGCGGAAAAATACGATGCCATCGCCGGCCTGTCCGAAGATGCAGCGGACCTGGTGGAGCTGGTGGCCGTGGATGCCGGGGTCCGGTTTGACAATCCTTCGGCCCTTAAATGGCTGGCAGTGGAAATCAGCGGCATCGACATCAATCCGGACCGGCTCTCTTCGGTCCGCCAGTCGTTTGACGAACAGGTGCTGACCATCACAAAAGAGTCGCTTTACGGCCGGGGGGACCGGGTTCCGGCCGGCCGGCTGGCGCCCTTTCTGCTGGCAGACCCCTTTGTCCAGTCCGATGATCCGGCCATCAGAGAGCTTGCGGCGCGCATCACAAAAGACCACAGCGAACCGGTCAAAAAAGCACAGGCCCTGATCGACTGGGTCTACACCGAAATTGAAAAACGGCCGGTGGTGTCCCTGCCCAACGCCCTTTCCACCCTTCGCACCCGGCAGGGCGACTGCAACGAACACGCCGTGCTCCTGGCGGCCCTGGCACGAGCCGCGGGCATTCCCGCCGGTATTGAAACCGGGCTGGTCTACCTGGACGGAAAATTCTTCTACCACGCCTGGAACTCGCTTTATGTGGGGAAATGGATCACCGCGGACGCGACTTTCGGCCAGTTTCCGGCTGACGTCACCCATATCCGCCTGGCCGGCGGCACCGGCGAAGGACTGCTGGACCTGATGGGCATCATCGGCAAAATTCAACTGAAGGTCGTTGCGTTTGAACCGGCGGGGTCGCAGCAATAG
- the mutL gene encoding DNA mismatch repair endonuclease MutL: MAVIRILPEHLSNKIAAGEVVERPASVVKELVENAIDAGASAIFVEIQNGGRSLVRVTDNGAGMGKDDALLCLERYATSKIADEKSLFAISTLGFRGEAIPSIASVSEFVLTTRPADADAGTRIRVSGGTITDVADTGAPPGTTVEVGRLFFNTPARRKFLKAVATETGHIADTLAAFALCRPDIHFKLVQDGRTVKNWPRTADPLERITDVLGSQTRGHMAPISCADDTVTISGWTSSPAVTRSTSQKIHLFVNGRIVKDRGLQYALFEGYRGRLVKGAFPVAAIFINIPFDRVDVNVHPTKNEVRFADQRRVYQALKTAVAGAWAINAAPPWSDGQKPSRPAPAFSLPGVRPAPKVSESVFQYATPLPLPSFANAGDEPPAPARPRLSGDAEPRPLETPVSSDGHQSFFRFSDLAVVGQVFNTYIVCQADAQVVLIDQHAAHERILFEALKQRGQNRPLPGQNLLVPETVELTHKSAAAIEPLLDAFAAMGLEIEPFGPTAFVIKAVPAVLADTAVGPMVAEIAEKQADTGFAPDPDTLTNDVLHVMACHAAIRAHQRLSEAEIKALLARLDGCDNPRHCPHGRPTAIFWSTSEIEKAFKRIV, from the coding sequence ATGGCCGTGATTCGGATTCTTCCGGAACACCTTTCCAACAAGATCGCTGCCGGCGAGGTGGTGGAACGGCCCGCCTCGGTGGTCAAGGAGCTGGTGGAAAACGCCATCGACGCCGGAGCCTCGGCCATCTTCGTGGAAATCCAGAACGGGGGCCGCTCCCTGGTCCGGGTAACCGACAACGGGGCGGGCATGGGCAAAGACGACGCCCTGCTCTGCCTGGAGCGGTACGCCACCAGCAAAATCGCCGACGAAAAAAGCCTGTTTGCCATCTCCACCCTGGGGTTCCGGGGAGAGGCCATTCCCAGCATTGCCTCGGTATCCGAGTTCGTTCTGACCACCCGGCCGGCCGATGCCGATGCCGGCACCCGCATTCGGGTCTCCGGCGGCACCATCACCGACGTGGCCGACACAGGCGCGCCCCCGGGCACCACAGTGGAGGTGGGCCGCCTCTTTTTCAACACCCCGGCCCGGCGCAAGTTTCTAAAGGCCGTGGCCACGGAAACCGGCCACATTGCCGACACCCTGGCCGCCTTTGCCCTGTGCCGGCCCGACATTCACTTCAAGCTGGTCCAGGACGGCCGGACCGTGAAAAACTGGCCCCGAACCGCCGATCCCCTGGAACGGATCACGGACGTGCTGGGCAGCCAGACCCGGGGCCACATGGCGCCGATTTCCTGTGCTGACGACACGGTTACCATATCCGGCTGGACCTCCTCTCCGGCGGTGACGCGCAGCACCTCCCAGAAGATTCACCTGTTTGTAAACGGCCGGATCGTAAAAGACCGGGGCCTTCAGTACGCCCTGTTTGAAGGCTACAGGGGGCGGCTGGTCAAAGGCGCCTTTCCCGTGGCCGCCATCTTTATCAACATTCCCTTTGACCGGGTGGATGTCAATGTTCACCCCACCAAAAACGAGGTGCGGTTTGCCGACCAGCGCCGGGTCTACCAGGCCCTGAAAACCGCGGTGGCCGGTGCCTGGGCCATAAACGCAGCCCCACCCTGGAGCGACGGACAAAAGCCATCCCGGCCGGCGCCGGCTTTTTCTTTGCCGGGCGTCAGGCCCGCGCCCAAAGTCAGCGAGTCTGTGTTTCAATATGCCACACCCCTTCCCCTGCCCTCCTTTGCGAATGCGGGGGATGAACCGCCGGCCCCGGCCAGGCCCCGGCTTTCCGGGGATGCAGAGCCCCGGCCGCTCGAAACGCCCGTTTCTTCGGACGGTCATCAGTCGTTTTTCCGCTTTTCCGACCTGGCCGTGGTGGGACAGGTGTTTAACACCTATATTGTCTGCCAGGCCGACGCCCAGGTGGTGCTGATCGACCAGCACGCGGCCCATGAACGCATCCTGTTTGAAGCCTTGAAGCAGCGGGGCCAAAACCGCCCGCTCCCCGGCCAGAACCTGCTGGTGCCGGAAACCGTGGAACTGACCCACAAAAGCGCGGCCGCCATTGAGCCCCTGCTGGACGCCTTTGCCGCCATGGGCCTTGAGATCGAGCCCTTTGGCCCCACCGCCTTTGTAATCAAGGCCGTGCCCGCCGTCCTGGCCGACACGGCCGTTGGCCCCATGGTGGCCGAAATCGCGGAAAAGCAGGCAGACACCGGGTTTGCCCCGGACCCCGACACCCTCACCAACGACGTGCTGCACGTGATGGCCTGCCACGCCGCCATCCGCGCCCACCAGCGGCTTTCCGAGGCGGAAATAAAGGCCCTGCTGGCCCGGCTGGACGGCTGCGACAACCCCAGGCACTGCCCCCACGGCCGGCCCACCGCGATTTTCTGGTCCACAAGTGAGATTGAAAAGGCTTTCAAGCGCATTGTCTGA
- the gatA gene encoding Asp-tRNA(Asn)/Glu-tRNA(Gln) amidotransferase subunit GatA — translation MEPYALTIHEARQLLDKKEISSVELTRSVFDRIERVEPKVGAYITLARESALSAAAAADTRLQSGGIAPLTGIPLAVKDLICTTGLRTTCASRMLETFMPPYDATVIEKLKTQGAVITGKVNMDEFAMGSSTEHSALGSTKNPWNLACIPGGSSGGSAASVAADMCLGSLGSDTGGSIRQPASHCGVVGIKPTYGRVSRYGLVAFASSLDQIGVLAKDVTDSALLLSAISGHDPSDSTSVPREVPDYAASCEKGLSGLTIGVCREYINAEGLDPEVADTVNRSIEHMKAQGAACVEVSLPHAQYAVAAYYVIAPAEASSNLARYDGVKYGFRDPEADSLLEMYARTRSRGFGKEVQRRIIIGTYCLSSGYYDAYYRKASQVRSLIADDFKKAFETCDVIVSPVAPTPAFELGAKTEDPLTMYLSDIFTLSANLAGVPGMSVPGGFSSTGLPIGVQLIAGHFNEPALVRCAWNLEQAVNIANKKPAL, via the coding sequence ATGGAACCTTACGCATTAACCATACATGAGGCCCGGCAACTGCTGGACAAAAAAGAGATCTCTTCCGTTGAGCTGACCCGGTCGGTGTTTGACCGCATCGAACGGGTGGAGCCAAAAGTGGGGGCCTACATTACCCTGGCCCGGGAGTCTGCCCTGTCCGCTGCCGCTGCCGCGGACACGCGCCTTCAGAGCGGCGGCATCGCGCCCCTTACCGGCATTCCGCTTGCCGTCAAGGACCTTATCTGCACCACCGGTCTTCGCACCACCTGCGCCTCCCGCATGCTGGAAACCTTTATGCCCCCCTATGACGCCACGGTGATTGAAAAGCTTAAAACTCAGGGGGCCGTGATCACGGGCAAGGTGAACATGGACGAGTTTGCCATGGGATCATCCACCGAGCATTCGGCCCTGGGGTCCACCAAAAACCCCTGGAACCTGGCCTGCATTCCCGGCGGCTCTTCCGGCGGGTCGGCCGCGTCCGTGGCCGCGGACATGTGCCTTGGCTCTCTGGGGTCGGACACGGGCGGCTCCATCCGCCAGCCCGCCTCCCACTGCGGCGTGGTGGGCATCAAACCCACCTACGGCCGGGTCTCCCGGTACGGCCTGGTGGCCTTTGCCTCCTCTCTGGACCAGATCGGGGTCCTGGCCAAGGATGTGACCGACAGCGCCCTGCTGCTTTCGGCCATCTCCGGCCACGATCCCAGCGACTCCACCTCGGTGCCCAGGGAGGTACCGGACTACGCGGCCTCCTGCGAAAAAGGGCTTTCCGGCCTCACTATCGGCGTGTGCCGGGAGTACATCAATGCCGAGGGCCTGGATCCCGAGGTGGCCGATACCGTGAACCGGTCCATCGAACACATGAAAGCACAGGGCGCCGCCTGCGTGGAGGTCTCCCTGCCCCATGCTCAATACGCGGTGGCCGCCTATTATGTCATTGCCCCGGCCGAGGCCAGCTCCAACCTGGCCCGGTACGACGGGGTCAAGTACGGGTTCCGCGATCCTGAAGCCGACAGCCTGCTGGAGATGTACGCCCGCACCCGGTCACGGGGGTTTGGCAAGGAGGTCCAGCGACGGATCATTATCGGCACCTACTGTCTCTCCTCCGGTTATTACGACGCCTACTATCGAAAGGCCTCCCAGGTGCGATCCCTGATCGCCGATGATTTTAAAAAAGCGTTTGAAACCTGCGACGTGATCGTGTCGCCGGTGGCCCCCACCCCGGCCTTTGAACTGGGCGCCAAGACCGAAGACCCGCTGACCATGTACCTGTCCGACATCTTTACCCTTTCGGCCAACCTCGCCGGCGTGCCCGGCATGTCGGTGCCCGGCGGGTTTTCCAGCACCGGCCTGCCCATCGGCGTACAGCTCATCGCCGGCCATTTTAACGAACCGGCCCTGGTGCGGTGCGCCTGGAACCTGGAGCAGGCCGTAAACATCGCGAACAAAAAGCCGGCCTTATAA
- the gatC gene encoding Asp-tRNA(Asn)/Glu-tRNA(Gln) amidotransferase subunit GatC: MKITPDDIRHVAKLARLDIAETDINAFVSQIGEILDYVDTLNQVATENVEPMAHAISLTNAFREDTVREAGPVEKILNNAPAAADNMFCVPKIIE, from the coding sequence ATGAAAATTACGCCTGATGATATTCGCCACGTGGCAAAACTGGCACGGCTGGATATCGCGGAGACCGACATCAACGCCTTTGTCTCCCAGATCGGTGAAATCCTGGACTATGTAGACACGTTGAACCAGGTGGCCACGGAGAACGTGGAGCCCATGGCCCACGCCATTTCGCTGACCAACGCCTTTCGCGAGGACACGGTCCGGGAAGCGGGGCCTGTGGAAAAAATTCTCAACAACGCGCCGGCAGCCGCGGATAATATGTTTTGCGTGCCCAAAATCATAGAATAA
- a CDS encoding putative ABC transporter permease subunit, translating into MLKTIKTLLAPRILSFKNRIFLSGKTRVAVFGAVGLVLWAGVFAGAFRVLTYFESIEDLGDILANKLLSMLFVVMLSLLVFSSIITTLSKLYLSRDLDLVHSLPVAARHLFFARWIESTADSSWMVVLFVLPVFLAHGIVYSAGPLFYLAVVLFLLMLCVTSSAISATGIAFVVNLISASRLKTIFVFLGLLLFVLLYVAFRMMRPERLVDPEMFATTLVYLRSLNAPAPAWLPSTWAYDGVTAALSGNTGALLFNLLLSGACAGSLVVFMLIVAEAVYFSGFSRSSSGWADPVTPEDTARRIYRDRSWPAFLPAPARAFFVKEVRTFVRDQSQWSQLFLIAALVVIYIYNFKVLPLETSPMPVVWVQNIFAFLNMGLAAFVLTAVTARFAFPAVSMEKSAFWIVQCAPVSIRTFLRIKFFVYLVPLFVLTMTLIVVTNLLLNVAGEMMVLSLVTVSLMVPAIVAMGVGIGAVYPDFSSENPAQAVSSFGGFVFMATSALYVIAVIVLEAGPASRLVFAGLRGRSLSPESWAWIIGSFTTVVALSVLAVVVPLRLGERRLQG; encoded by the coding sequence GTGCTGAAAACAATCAAAACCCTGCTGGCGCCCAGGATACTGTCGTTTAAAAACCGGATTTTTCTGTCCGGAAAGACCCGGGTGGCGGTGTTCGGCGCCGTGGGACTGGTGCTGTGGGCCGGGGTCTTTGCCGGCGCCTTCCGGGTGCTGACCTATTTTGAATCCATCGAAGACCTGGGCGATATTCTGGCAAACAAACTGCTTTCCATGCTGTTTGTGGTCATGCTCTCCCTGCTTGTTTTCAGCAGTATTATTACCACCCTGTCCAAGCTCTATCTCTCCCGGGACCTGGACCTGGTGCACTCCCTGCCGGTGGCGGCCCGGCACCTGTTTTTCGCCCGGTGGATCGAAAGCACGGCGGACAGTTCCTGGATGGTGGTGCTTTTTGTGCTGCCGGTGTTTCTGGCCCACGGCATTGTTTACAGCGCCGGTCCGCTTTTTTACCTGGCCGTGGTTTTGTTTCTGCTGATGCTGTGCGTCACGTCCTCGGCCATCAGTGCCACCGGCATTGCCTTTGTGGTCAACCTGATCTCCGCCTCCCGGTTGAAAACCATTTTCGTGTTTCTGGGGCTTTTGCTGTTTGTTCTGCTGTACGTCGCCTTTCGCATGATGCGGCCCGAGCGGCTGGTGGATCCGGAGATGTTTGCCACCACCCTGGTGTATCTGAGGTCCCTTAACGCCCCGGCCCCGGCCTGGCTGCCCAGCACCTGGGCCTATGACGGCGTGACCGCCGCCCTGTCCGGCAACACCGGCGCCCTGTTGTTCAACCTGTTGCTGAGCGGCGCCTGTGCCGGAAGCCTGGTGGTGTTCATGCTGATTGTTGCCGAGGCAGTCTATTTTTCGGGATTTTCCAGGTCATCCTCCGGATGGGCCGACCCGGTCACACCGGAAGATACGGCCCGCCGTATCTATCGGGACCGGTCATGGCCGGCCTTTCTCCCGGCCCCTGCGCGGGCCTTTTTCGTAAAGGAGGTCCGTACCTTTGTCCGGGACCAGTCCCAGTGGTCCCAGCTGTTTCTGATCGCTGCCCTGGTGGTGATCTATATTTACAATTTCAAGGTGCTGCCCCTGGAAACATCACCCATGCCCGTGGTGTGGGTGCAGAACATTTTTGCCTTTCTGAACATGGGGCTGGCCGCCTTTGTGCTGACCGCGGTGACGGCCCGGTTTGCTTTCCCCGCAGTGAGCATGGAAAAATCGGCTTTCTGGATCGTCCAGTGCGCGCCGGTCTCCATTCGGACCTTTCTGCGAATCAAGTTTTTCGTCTACCTGGTGCCGCTGTTTGTGCTGACCATGACCCTGATCGTTGTCACCAACCTTCTGCTGAACGTGGCCGGTGAGATGATGGTGCTCTCCCTTGTCACGGTATCGCTGATGGTGCCGGCTATCGTGGCCATGGGCGTGGGTATCGGCGCGGTGTATCCCGATTTTTCTTCGGAAAATCCGGCCCAGGCGGTGAGCAGTTTCGGCGGGTTTGTGTTCATGGCAACCAGCGCGCTTTATGTGATCGCGGTGATCGTGCTGGAGGCCGGTCCGGCCAGCCGGCTGGTTTTTGCCGGCCTGCGGGGCCGGTCCCTGAGCCCGGAGTCGTGGGCCTGGATCATCGGCTCTTTTACGACCGTGGTCGCCCTGTCCGTTCTTGCCGTGGTGGTTCCCCTGAGATTGGGAGAAAGGCGGCTGCAGGGCTAA